One Mycolicibacterium goodii genomic region harbors:
- a CDS encoding GNAT family N-acetyltransferase: MTGTPVIMDVMRLTPADWRLFSAIRLRALADSLGADDPHYRHECRFTAGQWRRRLCEHAQFAATSDGRVVGLIGAQYQNTETIYLYSLWVDPSARNCGVGRQLISTAVQWARDCRVHTIRLRVAADNTVARSIYEDLGFGVCDTSGATETRELAMALSVR, translated from the coding sequence ATGACGGGTACCCCGGTCATCATGGACGTGATGCGCCTGACCCCCGCCGACTGGCGGTTGTTCTCGGCGATCCGGCTGCGCGCCCTCGCCGATTCGCTCGGGGCCGACGACCCGCACTACCGCCACGAGTGCAGGTTCACCGCGGGCCAGTGGCGCCGGCGGCTCTGCGAGCACGCGCAGTTCGCCGCCACGTCCGACGGCCGGGTGGTCGGCCTGATCGGCGCGCAGTACCAGAACACCGAGACCATCTACCTGTACTCGTTGTGGGTGGATCCGTCGGCGCGCAACTGTGGAGTCGGCCGCCAGTTGATCAGCACCGCCGTGCAGTGGGCGCGCGACTGCCGGGTCCATACGATCCGGCTGCGGGTGGCCGCGGACAACACGGTGGCCCGCAGCATCTACGAGGACCTCGGTTTCGGGGTGTGCGACACCAGCGGCGCGACCGAGACCCGAGAACTGGCGATGGCGTTGTCGGTCAGGTGA
- a CDS encoding PH domain-containing protein, translated as MASQMAEQTWDVQIKPYRTPIFAYAVALIIFAAHVVVGLLLKVGSTGVLFRTADQVAIALVGAVIAGAVLMFARPRLRIGPSGMAVRNILGYRLIPWADVVGLSFPVGARWARIDLPDDEYVAVMAIQAIDKDRAVASMDRARELVARYRPDLT; from the coding sequence ATGGCCTCGCAAATGGCGGAACAGACCTGGGATGTGCAGATCAAGCCTTACCGGACACCGATTTTCGCGTACGCGGTGGCGCTGATCATCTTTGCGGCGCATGTGGTCGTCGGTCTGTTGCTCAAGGTGGGCTCCACCGGTGTCCTGTTCCGAACCGCCGATCAGGTGGCGATCGCGCTCGTCGGCGCGGTGATCGCGGGTGCCGTGCTGATGTTCGCGCGTCCACGCCTGCGGATCGGACCGTCCGGCATGGCGGTGCGCAACATCCTCGGGTATCGGCTCATCCCGTGGGCCGATGTCGTGGGGCTGTCCTTCCCGGTGGGGGCGCGCTGGGCCCGTATCGATCTGCCCGACGACGAATACGTCGCGGTGATGGCCATCCAGGCCATCGACAAGGACCGCGCCGTGGCCTCGATGGACCGCGCCAGGGAACTGGTCGCCCGCTACCGGCCCGACCTCACCTGA
- the ribH gene encoding 6,7-dimethyl-8-ribityllumazine synthase, with the protein MSGAGEPDLPEIDASSLTLGIVVSTWHTEICDALLEGARKTATAAGVTDPTVVRVLGAIEIPVVAQALAATHDAVVALGVVIKGETPHFDYVCDAVTQGLTRVALDASKPVANGVLTTNTEEQARARAGLPGSSEDKGAQAAAAALSTALTLRELRARA; encoded by the coding sequence GTGAGCGGCGCCGGCGAACCCGACCTGCCCGAGATCGACGCGTCGTCGTTGACCCTCGGCATCGTCGTGAGCACCTGGCACACCGAGATCTGCGACGCGCTGCTCGAGGGGGCGCGCAAGACCGCCACGGCTGCCGGTGTCACGGATCCGACGGTGGTGCGGGTGCTCGGCGCGATCGAGATCCCGGTCGTGGCACAGGCTTTGGCTGCGACGCACGACGCCGTGGTGGCGCTCGGCGTCGTGATCAAAGGCGAGACACCGCATTTCGACTATGTGTGTGATGCCGTGACGCAGGGTTTGACGCGGGTGGCGCTGGATGCCTCCAAGCCCGTGGCCAACGGCGTGCTGACCACCAACACCGAGGAGCAGGCCCGCGCCAGGGCCGGGCTGCCGGGCTCCTCCGAGGACAAGGGCGCACAGGCGGCCGCCGCGGCGCTGTCCACCGCCCTGACGCTGCGCGAGCTGCGCGCCCGAGCGTGA
- a CDS encoding bifunctional 3,4-dihydroxy-2-butanone-4-phosphate synthase/GTP cyclohydrolase II — translation MTRLDSVERAIADIAAGKAVVVIDDEDRENEGDLIFAAEKATPELVAFMVRYTSGYLCVPLDGEICDRLGLLPMYAVNQDKHGTAYTVTVDAKKDVGTGISASDRATTMRALANPDSVAEDFTKPGHVVPLRAKDGGVLRRPGHTEAAVDLARLAGLQPAGAICEIVSQKDEGDMARTDELRVFADDHDLALISIADLIEWRRKHEKHIERIAEARIPTRHGEFRAVGYKSIYDDVEHVALVRGDIAGPGSDGDDVLVRVHSECLTGDVFGSRRCDCGPQLDAAMAMVAREGRGVVLYMRGHEGRGIGLMHKLQAYQLQDAGEDTVDANLMLGLPADARDYGIGAQILVDLGIRSMRLLTNNPAKRVGLDGYGLHIIERVPLPVRANKENIRYLMTKRDRMGHDLVGLDDYDEAVSMDDYDEAVYLLGDRRPADSGEAQ, via the coding sequence ATGACCAGGCTCGATTCCGTCGAGAGGGCGATAGCCGATATCGCGGCGGGCAAGGCCGTGGTGGTGATCGACGACGAGGACCGCGAGAACGAAGGCGACCTGATCTTCGCCGCCGAGAAGGCCACCCCGGAACTGGTGGCCTTCATGGTGCGCTACACGTCGGGCTACCTGTGCGTACCGCTCGACGGCGAGATCTGCGACCGGCTCGGACTGCTCCCCATGTACGCGGTGAACCAGGACAAGCACGGCACCGCATACACCGTCACCGTCGACGCGAAAAAGGATGTCGGAACCGGTATTTCGGCGTCCGACCGTGCGACCACGATGCGCGCGCTCGCCAATCCGGACAGCGTCGCCGAGGACTTCACCAAGCCCGGGCACGTGGTGCCGTTGCGCGCCAAGGACGGCGGCGTGTTGCGCCGGCCCGGCCACACCGAGGCCGCTGTCGATCTGGCCCGGCTCGCGGGCCTGCAGCCCGCGGGTGCGATCTGCGAGATCGTGAGCCAGAAGGACGAAGGCGACATGGCGCGCACCGACGAACTGCGCGTGTTCGCCGACGATCACGACCTCGCGCTGATCTCCATCGCCGACCTCATCGAGTGGCGGCGCAAGCACGAGAAGCACATCGAGCGCATCGCGGAGGCGCGGATCCCCACCCGGCACGGTGAGTTCCGCGCCGTGGGCTACAAGAGCATCTACGACGACGTCGAACACGTCGCGCTGGTACGCGGCGATATCGCCGGGCCGGGCAGTGACGGTGACGACGTCCTGGTGCGCGTGCACTCCGAATGCCTGACGGGTGACGTGTTCGGGTCACGCCGTTGCGACTGCGGACCGCAGTTGGACGCCGCGATGGCGATGGTGGCGCGCGAGGGACGCGGCGTCGTGCTGTACATGCGCGGGCACGAGGGCCGCGGCATCGGCCTGATGCACAAGCTGCAGGCCTACCAGTTGCAGGACGCCGGCGAGGACACCGTCGACGCCAACCTCATGCTCGGCCTGCCCGCCGACGCCCGGGACTACGGCATCGGCGCACAGATCCTGGTGGACCTGGGAATCCGGTCGATGCGGTTGCTGACCAACAACCCCGCCAAGCGCGTCGGCCTCGACGGTTACGGTCTGCACATCATCGAGCGTGTGCCGCTGCCGGTGCGGGCCAACAAAGAGAACATCCGCTACCTCATGACCAAGCGTGACCGGATGGGCCACGATCTGGTCGGCCTCGACGATTACGACGAAGCGGTGAGCATGGACGATTACGACGAGGCGGTGTACCTGCTGGGTGATCGCAGGCCGGCGGATTCGGGCGAGGCGCAGTGA
- a CDS encoding riboflavin synthase, with amino-acid sequence MFTGIVEELGVLVDKAELDDSARLTIRGPVVTADAGHGDSIAVNGVCLTVVDVLPDGAFTADVMGETLNRSSLAGVAVGDRVNLERAAAVNSRLGGHIVQGHVDGTGTVISRTPHEHWEVVRVALPQALSRYVVEKGSITVDGVSLTVSAIGDDWFEISLIPTTRELTTLGTAAVGTTVNLEVDIIAKYVERLMTGSGR; translated from the coding sequence GTGTTCACCGGAATCGTTGAGGAACTGGGCGTACTGGTCGACAAGGCGGAACTGGACGACTCCGCCCGATTGACCATCCGCGGACCCGTCGTCACGGCCGACGCAGGCCATGGGGATTCGATCGCGGTGAACGGTGTGTGTCTCACCGTGGTGGACGTACTACCGGACGGCGCGTTCACCGCCGACGTCATGGGCGAGACGCTCAACCGGTCCAGCCTGGCCGGTGTCGCCGTGGGCGACCGGGTCAACCTGGAGCGCGCCGCGGCGGTCAACAGCCGACTGGGCGGACATATCGTGCAGGGGCATGTCGACGGCACCGGGACTGTGATTTCGCGCACGCCGCACGAGCACTGGGAAGTGGTGCGTGTGGCGCTGCCGCAGGCGTTGTCGCGGTACGTCGTGGAGAAGGGATCGATCACCGTCGACGGCGTGTCGCTGACCGTTTCCGCCATCGGTGATGACTGGTTTGAGATTTCGCTGATCCCCACTACGCGCGAGCTCACCACACTCGGTACCGCCGCGGTGGGCACGACGGTGAACCTCGAAGTCGACATCATCGCGAAATACGTTGAGCGGCTGATGACGGGTTCCGGTCGGTAA
- a CDS encoding LppX_LprAFG lipoprotein, protein MQTRPRFAVQSLFAVLATAAALVAGCSSSSETSDAPLPDGATLLQESASKTKTQESVHLLLTVQGKVDGLPVEKLDGDLTNAPAVAAEGTADLIAFGQKIADAKFVIADGNLYAALTPGDPLSNYGAATNIYDVSAILNPDTGLANVLANFSDAKADGREAINGTEAVRVTGNVSADAVNKIAPQLKADGPVPGTAWITEDDHTLLQAQLEPTPGNSVRMTLSDWGKQVNVTKPAS, encoded by the coding sequence ATGCAGACGCGCCCACGCTTCGCAGTCCAGTCCCTGTTCGCAGTCCTTGCCACCGCCGCCGCGCTGGTCGCGGGGTGTTCTTCGTCGTCGGAGACCTCCGACGCGCCGCTTCCCGACGGTGCCACGCTGCTTCAGGAGTCGGCCTCGAAGACGAAGACGCAGGAGAGCGTGCATCTGCTGCTGACCGTGCAGGGCAAGGTCGACGGGCTGCCCGTGGAGAAGCTCGACGGTGACCTCACCAATGCGCCGGCCGTGGCCGCCGAAGGCACCGCCGATCTGATCGCGTTCGGACAGAAGATCGCCGACGCGAAGTTCGTGATCGCCGACGGCAACCTCTACGCGGCGTTGACGCCCGGCGATCCGCTGTCGAACTACGGTGCCGCCACCAACATCTACGACGTGTCGGCGATCCTGAACCCGGACACCGGCCTGGCCAACGTGCTGGCCAACTTCTCGGATGCCAAGGCCGATGGTCGCGAGGCCATCAACGGCACCGAGGCGGTGCGGGTGACCGGCAACGTGAGCGCCGACGCGGTCAACAAGATCGCCCCGCAGCTCAAGGCCGACGGTCCGGTGCCTGGCACGGCGTGGATCACCGAGGACGACCACACGCTGCTACAGGCACAGCTCGAACCCACGCCGGGCAACAGCGTCAGGATGACGCTGTCGGACTGGGGTAAGCAGGTCAACGTCACCAAGCCCGCGTCCTGA
- a CDS encoding MFS transporter: MTSRGNRNIAISAGSLAVLLGALDTYVVITIIVDIMQDVGIAINQIQQVTPIITGYLLGYIAAMPLLGRASDRFGRKLLIQVGLAGFAIGSVVTALSTDLVPLVIGRFIQGSASGALLPVTLALAADLWSARNRAAVLGGVGAAQELGAVLGPMYGIALVWLFNHWQAVFWVNVPLAVIAMVMIHFSLPARQADDEPERVDVVGGVLLAIVLGLIVVGLYNPEPDGKQVLPSWGLPVLVGALIAAIAFFVWEKVAKTRLIDPAGVRFGPFLAALGASLCAGAALMVTLVNVELFGQGVLGQDQDHAAFLLLRFLIALPIGALIGGWLATRIGDRLVVLVGLLIAAGGFVLISHWSVNVLSDRHDLGLFTLPVLDTDLAIVGLGLGLVIGPLTSATLRAVPAAEHGIASAAVVVARMIGMLIGIAALGAWGFYRFNQHLATLAAAAAAAAGSPMSLAERLTAQAVRYREAYVMMYGDIFLSAAVVCVVGALLGLLISGMHEHAEKSEPVHTAAHDAVDADDAPTELLDLPTQVLSAQPTDSGDHPPGRHRAP, translated from the coding sequence ATGACATCCCGGGGTAACCGCAACATCGCGATCAGCGCAGGCAGCCTGGCGGTGCTGCTCGGCGCGCTCGACACCTATGTCGTGATCACGATCATCGTCGACATCATGCAAGACGTCGGCATCGCGATCAATCAGATTCAGCAGGTCACGCCCATCATCACCGGGTATCTGCTGGGCTACATCGCCGCGATGCCACTGCTGGGCCGCGCGTCGGACCGCTTCGGGCGCAAGCTGCTCATCCAGGTGGGCCTGGCCGGCTTCGCGATCGGCTCTGTCGTCACGGCGCTGTCCACCGATCTGGTGCCACTTGTCATCGGCCGGTTCATCCAGGGTTCGGCGAGTGGCGCGCTGCTGCCCGTGACGCTGGCACTGGCGGCCGATCTGTGGTCGGCGCGTAACCGCGCGGCGGTGCTGGGCGGTGTCGGTGCCGCGCAGGAGCTCGGCGCGGTGCTCGGCCCGATGTACGGCATCGCCCTGGTCTGGCTGTTCAACCACTGGCAGGCCGTGTTCTGGGTCAACGTGCCGCTGGCCGTCATCGCGATGGTGATGATCCACTTCAGCCTGCCCGCGCGGCAGGCCGACGACGAACCGGAGCGCGTCGACGTCGTCGGCGGTGTCCTGCTCGCGATCGTCCTCGGTCTCATCGTGGTGGGCCTGTACAACCCCGAACCCGACGGCAAGCAGGTGCTGCCGAGCTGGGGACTACCGGTTCTGGTGGGCGCGCTGATCGCGGCCATCGCGTTCTTCGTGTGGGAGAAGGTCGCCAAGACCCGGCTGATCGACCCGGCCGGGGTGCGGTTCGGGCCGTTCCTGGCCGCGTTGGGTGCGTCGTTGTGTGCCGGCGCGGCGCTGATGGTGACGCTGGTCAACGTCGAACTGTTCGGCCAGGGCGTCCTCGGCCAGGACCAGGACCACGCGGCGTTTCTGCTGCTGAGGTTCCTGATCGCGCTGCCCATCGGCGCTCTGATCGGCGGCTGGCTGGCCACCAGGATCGGTGACCGGCTCGTGGTGCTCGTCGGTCTGCTGATCGCCGCGGGCGGCTTCGTGCTGATCTCGCACTGGAGCGTCAACGTGCTGTCGGATCGCCACGACCTGGGGCTGTTCACCCTCCCGGTCCTGGACACCGATCTGGCGATCGTCGGCCTCGGCCTCGGCCTGGTGATCGGCCCGCTGACCTCGGCGACGCTGCGCGCCGTGCCCGCCGCCGAGCACGGCATCGCCTCGGCCGCCGTCGTCGTGGCACGCATGATCGGCATGCTGATCGGTATCGCCGCGCTGGGCGCGTGGGGTTTCTACCGGTTCAATCAGCACCTGGCCACGCTGGCCGCGGCTGCCGCCGCGGCCGCGGGCAGCCCGATGTCACTGGCCGAACGGCTCACCGCGCAGGCCGTGCGGTATCGCGAGGCCTACGTGATGATGTACGGCGACATCTTCCTGAGCGCGGCTGTCGTGTGCGTCGTCGGCGCCCTTCTGGGCCTGCTGATCAGCGGCATGCACGAACACGCGGAGAAGTCAGAACCGGTCCACACCGCCGCACACGACGCGGTCGATGCGGACGACGCCCCGACCGAGCTGCTGGATCTTCCCACACAGGTGCTCTCGGCGCAGCCGACAGACTCCGGCGACCATCCGCCGGGACGCCACCGCGCCCCCTAG